From one Caldithrix abyssi DSM 13497 genomic stretch:
- the porQ gene encoding type IX secretion system protein PorQ, with protein sequence MMNKWIRTLVVVMGFSWALQAGNTAGFEFLRTDFSARSSGLASAYLTMRADLEGLALNPAGLAYLGERKFAFNYTNYLLDINGGTVAYSQQVPYLKRVAFSITYLDYGQFDETDRFAVSTGNTFSANDIALAVTQADHLDQNFSYGITTKFAYSRIADYTASAWLFDFGLLYRATFESELYFAVTLQNLGWQLSSYSAATNIKEPMPTSLNVGVSKKLAHLPLEVSFRLQKLNEYSEKWYDRFKRFSVGGEFRLSDHFHFRLGYNHEQHESLQSDVTTQGKFAGLSLGVGIFVKKFRIDYAFSNFEFLGTVHRFGISGSLN encoded by the coding sequence ATGATGAATAAATGGATCCGTACACTGGTTGTGGTAATGGGTTTTAGCTGGGCTTTGCAGGCCGGAAACACCGCAGGCTTCGAGTTTTTGCGCACCGATTTTTCAGCACGCAGTTCAGGCCTGGCCAGCGCCTATTTAACGATGCGGGCCGACCTGGAAGGGCTGGCTCTTAATCCTGCGGGGCTGGCCTATTTGGGCGAGCGCAAGTTTGCCTTTAATTACACCAACTATTTACTTGATATTAACGGCGGCACGGTTGCCTATTCGCAGCAGGTGCCCTATTTAAAACGCGTGGCGTTTTCCATTACCTATCTGGATTATGGACAGTTCGACGAAACCGATCGGTTTGCGGTAAGCACGGGCAACACCTTTTCGGCTAACGATATTGCTCTGGCCGTGACCCAGGCCGATCACCTGGATCAGAACTTTAGTTACGGTATTACGACCAAGTTCGCCTATTCGCGAATTGCGGATTATACCGCCTCGGCCTGGCTGTTTGACTTCGGATTGCTGTATCGGGCCACCTTTGAATCGGAGCTTTATTTTGCCGTGACTTTGCAAAATTTAGGCTGGCAGCTTAGCAGTTATTCTGCGGCGACCAATATTAAAGAGCCCATGCCCACGTCGTTAAATGTTGGCGTGAGCAAAAAACTGGCCCATCTGCCGCTCGAGGTGAGCTTTCGCTTGCAAAAGCTGAACGAATATTCCGAAAAATGGTATGACCGTTTTAAAAGATTTTCGGTTGGCGGTGAATTCCGTTTAAGCGATCACTTTCATTTTCGTCTGGGCTACAACCATGAACAGCACGAAAGTCTGCAATCCGATGTGACCACCCAGGGTAAGTTTGCCGGTCTTTCGCTGGGCGTTGGCATTTTTGTTAAAAAATTTCGGATCGATTACGCCTTTTCCAATTTTGAATTTTTGGGAACGGTGCATCGCTTCGGTATTTCTGGTAGTTTAAATTAA
- the obgE gene encoding GTPase ObgE, with product MFIDYVKIHVIGGYGGSGATSFRREKFVPKGGPDGGDGGRGGSVILRGNKHLRTLQDYSYHKLYKAGRGQHGMGSNKHGRKGKDIVLEVPLGTIVKDAESGQVLGDIVEDGQEIVVARGGRGGRGNARFATPTHRSPREWEPGEPGEDRWIELELKLIADIGLVGLPNAGKSTLLSRISQARPKIADYPFTTLEPNLGIVAYRDYIHFVVADIPGLIEGAHQGKGLGIQFLKHIERTRAIAYLIDSADPEPVKTFETLYNELQAYSASLIKKPALIVLTKKDLQTDDFSPPDFGNGLPVLFISAVRGDHLEELKDQFYNLIQQADKIDNMG from the coding sequence ATGTTCATAGATTATGTAAAAATTCATGTGATTGGCGGTTATGGCGGTAGCGGCGCAACGAGCTTTCGGCGCGAAAAATTTGTGCCCAAAGGCGGGCCGGACGGCGGCGACGGCGGTCGTGGCGGAAGCGTCATTTTGCGGGGGAATAAACATTTGCGCACCTTGCAAGATTACAGCTACCACAAATTGTACAAAGCCGGCCGTGGTCAACATGGAATGGGCAGCAATAAACACGGTAGAAAAGGAAAGGACATCGTCCTGGAGGTTCCGCTGGGGACCATTGTAAAGGATGCGGAAAGCGGACAGGTGTTGGGCGATATTGTGGAAGATGGCCAGGAAATTGTTGTGGCGCGCGGCGGGCGCGGCGGCCGCGGCAATGCCCGTTTTGCCACGCCAACGCATCGCAGCCCGCGCGAGTGGGAACCCGGCGAACCGGGCGAAGACCGCTGGATCGAGCTGGAACTTAAATTAATTGCCGACATCGGACTGGTCGGTTTGCCCAATGCCGGAAAATCGACCCTGCTTTCGCGCATTTCACAGGCTCGACCCAAAATTGCCGATTATCCTTTTACAACGCTCGAGCCCAATTTGGGCATTGTGGCCTACCGCGATTACATCCATTTTGTGGTGGCCGACATTCCGGGCTTAATCGAAGGCGCGCACCAGGGAAAGGGGCTGGGTATTCAGTTTTTAAAACACATCGAACGCACTCGCGCCATCGCTTATCTGATCGACAGCGCCGATCCGGAGCCGGTTAAAACCTTTGAAACGCTTTACAATGAGCTGCAGGCCTATAGCGCATCATTAATTAAAAAACCGGCGTTAATTGTTCTGACTAAAAAGGATTTGCAAACAGACGACTTTAGTCCGCCGGATTTTGGCAATGGATTACCCGTTCTTTTTATCTCTGCCGTGCGCGGCGACCACCTCGAAGAACTAAAAGACCAGTTTTACAATCTCATTCAACAGGCCGATAAAATAGATAACATGGGATGA
- the dprA gene encoding DNA-processing protein DprA, with protein sequence MNDFSLEALLGLFSIPTIGPTRLRKLISVFGSPEEVLKASYRSLTGVEGVDQKTAERIKQGPDHEFVRTQLRRIEQLQVQILTYWDKTYPERLKKIYDPPAFLFYKGNVQLLEQVSIAIVGTRTPTSYGRLATEQFARAFAENNFCIISGFARGVDSIGHEIALQYPGSTIAVLGNGIDVIYPPENSKLFHEMTQKGLILTEYPMGVKPEAGNFPKRNRIISGLAAAVLITEAGEKSGALLTAMYANDQNREVFAVPGSIFSPKSAGCNRLIKQGAIPALSAEDVLEELAPQLQWALKKSKPPDFKLDGNLKKIYDLLSDEPLHVDQIAFETQLSPAETLSALLTLELMGAIRQMAGKMFIRL encoded by the coding sequence ATGAACGATTTTTCCTTAGAGGCTTTGTTGGGGCTTTTTTCCATCCCCACCATCGGGCCGACCAGATTGCGAAAACTTATTTCGGTGTTTGGCTCGCCGGAAGAGGTGTTAAAGGCCAGTTACCGCAGCCTGACGGGTGTGGAAGGCGTTGACCAGAAAACGGCAGAACGCATCAAACAGGGCCCCGATCATGAATTTGTGCGCACTCAGCTCAGACGAATTGAGCAATTGCAGGTGCAAATTTTAACCTATTGGGACAAAACCTATCCCGAACGCCTGAAAAAGATTTACGATCCGCCGGCCTTCCTTTTTTACAAGGGCAACGTGCAATTATTGGAGCAGGTCTCTATTGCCATTGTGGGCACGCGTACGCCAACCAGTTACGGGCGGCTGGCAACCGAACAGTTTGCCAGAGCTTTTGCCGAAAACAATTTTTGTATTATTAGCGGATTTGCCCGCGGGGTGGATAGTATCGGCCATGAAATTGCGCTTCAGTATCCGGGCTCGACCATTGCCGTGCTGGGCAACGGCATTGATGTGATTTATCCGCCGGAGAATTCGAAGCTGTTCCATGAAATGACGCAAAAGGGTTTGATTTTAACCGAATATCCCATGGGCGTTAAGCCTGAAGCCGGCAATTTTCCCAAACGCAACCGCATTATCAGCGGCCTGGCTGCTGCGGTTTTAATTACCGAGGCGGGAGAAAAAAGCGGCGCGCTGCTAACCGCCATGTACGCCAACGACCAGAATCGCGAGGTATTTGCCGTGCCTGGTTCCATATTCTCGCCTAAAAGCGCGGGATGCAACCGCCTTATTAAGCAGGGGGCAATTCCTGCCCTTTCTGCCGAAGACGTGCTGGAAGAACTGGCGCCGCAATTGCAATGGGCTTTAAAGAAATCGAAGCCGCCGGATTTTAAATTAGACGGCAATTTAAAGAAAATTTATGATCTCCTCTCTGACGAGCCGCTGCATGTCGATCAAATCGCCTTTGAAACACAACTATCTCCGGCCGAGACCCTCAGCGCGTTATTGACCCTTGAATTGATGGGCGCCATCCGCCAGATGGCCGGTAAAATGTTCATCAGACTGTAA
- a CDS encoding sulfide/dihydroorotate dehydrogenase-like FAD/NAD-binding protein → MFKIIEARFLAENIKLFEIEAPRIAKKRKAGQFVIVRIHEHGERIPLTIADSDVEKGTITIIVQGVGKTTRELNLKKKGDIILDVVGPLGQPSHIENFGTAVSIGGGVGTAIAYPTAVALKQAGNYVITINGARNKDLVILEEEMKAVSDEAYITTDDGSYGYHGFVTDKLQELIDQGKKIDFVLAIGPIPMMKAVADVTRPYGIKTVVSLNPIMVDGTGMCGGCRVLIDGKAQFACVDGPEFDAHKVDFKNLADRNKMYHKYEQEALKHFEEKCKLTEKINTLEQAE, encoded by the coding sequence ATGTTCAAGATCATCGAAGCCCGATTTTTAGCGGAAAACATTAAGCTTTTTGAAATCGAAGCGCCAAGGATTGCCAAAAAGCGCAAAGCCGGGCAATTTGTTATTGTCCGTATTCACGAACATGGTGAGCGCATCCCTTTAACTATTGCGGATTCCGACGTGGAAAAGGGAACCATCACCATCATTGTACAGGGGGTTGGCAAAACGACCCGCGAATTGAATCTCAAGAAAAAAGGCGATATCATTCTGGATGTCGTCGGCCCATTGGGGCAGCCATCGCACATTGAAAATTTTGGTACCGCTGTCAGTATTGGCGGCGGAGTGGGAACGGCCATTGCCTATCCTACCGCTGTGGCGTTAAAGCAGGCCGGGAACTACGTTATTACCATTAACGGCGCACGCAACAAAGACCTGGTTATTCTGGAAGAGGAGATGAAGGCTGTAAGCGACGAAGCTTACATCACCACAGACGATGGCTCCTACGGTTACCATGGGTTTGTAACCGACAAATTGCAGGAGCTGATCGACCAGGGGAAAAAGATCGATTTTGTGCTGGCCATCGGTCCTATCCCCATGATGAAAGCGGTTGCCGATGTGACCCGTCCTTACGGCATTAAAACCGTTGTCAGTTTAAATCCGATTATGGTGGACGGTACGGGCATGTGTGGCGGCTGTCGTGTGCTCATTGACGGCAAAGCCCAATTTGCCTGTGTGGACGGGCCAGAATTTGACGCTCACAAGGTGGATTTCAAGAATCTGGCAGATCGCAACAAGATGTACCACAAATATGAGCAGGAAGCCTTAAAGCATTTTGAAGAAAAATGCAAATTAACGGAAAAAATAAACACCTTGGAACAAGCAGAATAA
- the gltA gene encoding NADPH-dependent glutamate synthase produces MNQLTPKERMKIPRHSMIEQDPAERSRNFSEVNLGYTPELAIEEAQRCLQCPKPTCVAGCPVNIQIKDFITLIAEGDFIGAVKKIKEDNALPAICGRVCPQEEQCEEACVVGKRGEPVAIGYLERFVADYERESGKIDVPEVKVSNGKKVAIVGSGPAGLSCAKDLREKGYEVTVFEALHELGGVLVYGIPEFRLPKEIVRTEIDGLKRMGVKFETDAIIGRVFTVDELMEEEGYDAVFLGVGAGLPWFLGIEGENLNGVYSANEFLTRVNLMKAYQFPEYDSPILDCHNKNVAVFGGGNTAMDAVRTSLRLGAKNAYIVYRRSEKEMPARVEEIKHAKEEGVQFMLLTNPVRLIGDDEGWLKGMELIKMELGEPDESGRRRPIPIEGSNFTVDIDVAVIAIGNGPNPLVTQTTPEIETSRRGTIVVDPETMKTSKKGVFAGGDIVTGGATVILAMGAGRKAAAAIDHYLQNGAW; encoded by the coding sequence ATGAATCAGTTAACACCAAAAGAAAGAATGAAAATACCGCGGCATTCAATGATTGAGCAGGATCCCGCGGAACGCAGCCGAAACTTTAGCGAAGTGAATTTAGGTTACACGCCAGAGCTGGCCATTGAAGAAGCGCAACGTTGTTTGCAATGCCCCAAACCAACCTGTGTGGCCGGTTGTCCGGTTAATATTCAGATTAAAGACTTTATTACCCTGATCGCCGAGGGCGATTTTATAGGCGCGGTGAAAAAGATCAAAGAAGACAATGCCTTACCGGCTATTTGCGGTCGTGTTTGTCCGCAGGAAGAACAATGCGAAGAAGCCTGCGTGGTTGGCAAACGCGGCGAACCGGTGGCCATCGGTTACCTGGAGCGTTTTGTGGCCGATTACGAGCGTGAATCGGGAAAAATCGATGTTCCTGAGGTGAAAGTTTCGAACGGTAAAAAAGTAGCCATTGTGGGCAGCGGACCGGCCGGCTTGAGTTGCGCCAAAGACCTGCGAGAAAAGGGTTATGAGGTTACCGTTTTTGAAGCTCTGCACGAGCTGGGCGGCGTGCTGGTTTACGGCATTCCGGAATTCCGCCTGCCCAAAGAGATTGTGCGGACGGAAATTGACGGCCTGAAGCGCATGGGCGTAAAATTCGAAACGGACGCCATTATTGGCCGCGTTTTTACGGTTGACGAGTTGATGGAAGAAGAAGGCTACGACGCCGTCTTTTTAGGCGTGGGCGCGGGTCTACCCTGGTTTTTGGGTATTGAGGGCGAAAATCTAAACGGCGTTTACTCGGCAAACGAGTTCTTAACGCGCGTTAATTTGATGAAAGCCTACCAGTTCCCTGAATATGATTCGCCGATTCTGGATTGCCATAATAAAAATGTGGCGGTTTTTGGCGGCGGCAATACGGCCATGGACGCCGTTCGTACATCCCTGCGACTGGGCGCAAAAAATGCCTACATCGTTTATCGCCGTTCAGAAAAAGAGATGCCGGCCCGAGTGGAAGAGATTAAACACGCCAAAGAAGAAGGCGTGCAATTCATGCTGTTGACCAATCCGGTGCGTTTGATCGGCGATGACGAGGGCTGGTTAAAGGGCATGGAACTGATCAAGATGGAGTTGGGCGAACCGGACGAGTCTGGCCGCCGTCGTCCCATTCCCATCGAAGGCTCTAATTTTACGGTGGATATTGATGTGGCAGTTATCGCCATTGGCAACGGTCCAAATCCGCTGGTAACGCAAACCACGCCGGAAATTGAGACCAGTCGTCGCGGTACTATTGTGGTGGATCCGGAAACGATGAAGACTTCCAAAAAGGGTGTTTTTGCCGGCGGCGATATCGTAACCGGCGGCGCCACCGTTATTCTGGCCATGGGCGCTGGACGCAAAGCCGCGGCTGCGATCGACCACTATCTGCAAAACGGCGCATGGTAA
- the dinB gene encoding DNA polymerase IV, whose protein sequence is MAEQTVIMHIDADAFFASVEQGFNPRLRGKPVIVGGLENQRGVVHTASYEARACGVRTGMPLFRARALCPQAVFLKGNYEHYRAVSEVFREVYLKYTPEVEFTSLDDAYLNLTGAMHLYPSARRVAEEIKAEVWRRVGVSLSVGIGSNKVIARIASGLKKPGGVVEVPAGKEREFLAGLPVDALPGIGPMAREKLFDLGIFKVGQLARLPKGIMEQLFGKNGIKIWHFARGEDDRPVAAKIFPKQISRETSFEEDTADLELVRGTLQYLCERIGKKLRSEELTCRALAIKIKYSDFKFHTASARLPFATNNGNELDKIARQLFEQIRLRRTRIRHVGVSVSHIEALNYQLTLFNDKTRREVLDAAIDEIRERFGFMAILPADTLQLRRKYRMEPNGYILHNPALTR, encoded by the coding sequence ATGGCTGAGCAAACCGTTATCATGCACATTGACGCGGACGCCTTTTTCGCCTCGGTGGAGCAGGGCTTTAATCCCCGGCTGCGTGGCAAACCGGTGATTGTGGGCGGCCTGGAAAATCAGCGCGGCGTGGTGCATACGGCCAGTTACGAAGCGCGGGCCTGCGGAGTGCGCACGGGTATGCCGCTATTCAGGGCCAGGGCGTTGTGTCCGCAGGCGGTCTTTCTCAAAGGCAACTACGAACACTACCGCGCGGTGTCCGAAGTTTTCCGGGAAGTCTATTTGAAATACACGCCTGAGGTAGAGTTTACGTCGTTAGACGACGCCTATCTAAATTTAACCGGCGCCATGCATCTCTATCCTTCGGCGCGCCGGGTTGCCGAAGAGATTAAAGCGGAAGTCTGGCGGCGGGTGGGCGTCAGTCTTTCGGTGGGCATTGGCAGCAACAAGGTAATTGCGCGCATTGCTTCCGGGCTTAAAAAACCGGGCGGCGTAGTGGAAGTGCCGGCGGGCAAAGAACGCGAGTTTTTAGCCGGACTGCCGGTCGATGCGTTGCCCGGCATTGGCCCCATGGCGCGCGAAAAATTGTTCGATCTGGGAATTTTCAAGGTCGGTCAACTGGCCCGTCTGCCCAAAGGCATCATGGAACAGTTATTTGGCAAAAACGGGATTAAAATCTGGCATTTTGCCCGCGGCGAAGACGATCGGCCGGTGGCGGCAAAAATCTTTCCTAAACAGATCAGTCGTGAAACCAGCTTTGAAGAAGACACCGCCGACCTGGAACTGGTGCGAGGCACGTTGCAATATTTGTGCGAGCGCATTGGCAAAAAATTACGCAGCGAGGAGCTGACCTGCCGAGCCCTGGCCATCAAAATCAAGTACTCTGATTTTAAATTTCACACGGCCAGCGCGCGTCTGCCCTTTGCCACGAACAACGGCAACGAGCTGGACAAAATAGCCCGGCAACTATTTGAACAAATTCGTCTGCGCCGCACGCGCATCCGTCATGTGGGCGTTTCCGTAAGCCACATCGAAGCGCTGAATTACCAGCTAACGTTGTTCAACGACAAAACGCGCCGCGAAGTACTGGATGCGGCCATCGACGAAATCCGCGAGCGTTTTGGTTTTATGGCCATTTTACCCGCCGACACCCTGCAGCTACGCCGCAAATACCGCATGGAGCCCAACGGCTACATCCTGCACAATCCGGCCTTAACACGGTAG
- a CDS encoding MBL fold metallo-hydrolase — MMKIRLKTISMGILMMVTAANFSFSQTHYDGQKYFNPFPGFKKRTFGDLLKWMVWDRLTGKRAIVRSQNHNFEVVKDHRLLKQNANEPLVAWIGHSTLFLRLDGVNILTDPIFSERCSPFQAVGPKRIVPPGIALDSLPEIDLVLISHDHYDHLDKNTILRLGNKPFYLAPAGVGEILRSWGITNFVELDWWEEIGFNQLKIVCTPAQHFSGRNPFQQNKTLWAGWLIQSRTLNVYYAGDTGYFPGFTEIKRRYAPIHVAALPIGAYQPRWFMKPVHMDPPEAVKAFQELEAEVFIPVHWGTFKLADEPMDEPPGVLKESAEKSGLQPERFWILKHGEVRSLKIIAQKIEAAGQERASLTQKR, encoded by the coding sequence ATGATGAAAATCCGTTTAAAAACCATAAGCATGGGAATTTTAATGATGGTGACCGCCGCAAATTTTTCTTTTTCACAAACGCATTACGACGGCCAGAAGTATTTTAATCCTTTTCCCGGATTCAAAAAACGTACTTTTGGAGATTTATTGAAGTGGATGGTGTGGGATCGCCTGACCGGCAAAAGGGCGATCGTTCGTTCGCAAAACCATAATTTCGAAGTGGTAAAAGACCACCGTCTGCTCAAACAAAATGCGAATGAGCCGCTGGTGGCCTGGATTGGCCACTCCACTTTGTTCCTTCGACTGGACGGTGTAAACATTTTAACCGATCCCATTTTCAGCGAACGTTGTTCGCCGTTTCAGGCGGTTGGGCCCAAACGCATCGTCCCGCCGGGCATCGCCCTGGACAGCCTGCCGGAGATCGACCTGGTTTTGATTTCGCACGATCATTATGATCATCTGGACAAAAATACCATTCTGCGTCTTGGCAACAAACCCTTTTACCTGGCGCCGGCCGGTGTGGGAGAAATCCTTAGATCATGGGGGATTACAAACTTTGTCGAACTGGATTGGTGGGAAGAAATCGGTTTTAATCAATTAAAGATTGTTTGTACGCCGGCTCAGCATTTTTCGGGCAGAAATCCGTTTCAGCAAAACAAAACACTGTGGGCCGGCTGGCTCATTCAAAGTCGTACGCTAAATGTTTATTACGCCGGAGACACCGGCTATTTTCCTGGTTTTACGGAGATTAAAAGACGTTATGCGCCCATCCATGTAGCAGCCCTACCCATTGGCGCCTATCAACCGCGCTGGTTTATGAAGCCGGTGCACATGGATCCCCCGGAAGCGGTGAAGGCCTTTCAGGAGCTGGAGGCGGAAGTTTTTATTCCCGTTCACTGGGGCACCTTTAAATTAGCCGATGAACCCATGGATGAACCGCCCGGAGTTTTAAAAGAAAGCGCAGAAAAGTCCGGGCTGCAGCCCGAGCGCTTCTGGATTTTAAAACATGGCGAAGTGCGGAGCCTGAAAATAATTGCACAAAAAATAGAAGCCGCCGGGCAGGAGAGAGCGTCGTTGACGCAAAAACGTTAA
- the mgtE gene encoding magnesium transporter produces MKQIDIDDILKDIEVLIDKRNTGALQNILIDLHPADIAQIISHVKKDERIYLFSILPPKVASSVLAELDPPLMEELTEELGVEKISAIVDEMDSDDAADFVSSLPDEIVPEILERIPEEDSDEIKQLLHYDEDTAGGIMALEYVALPMDATVEQAIQEIRRLKAEQEVTDVYYIYVIDDENHLVGVVALSDLVLAEDYTTLKEIMKTDLPKITPDMDQEEVANIFRKYDLVSMPVVDQENHLIGRITIDDIVDVLEEEGSEDMAFIAGAPDEEITEGSISKLARARLPWLMVAFLGELLAAFILNQFDVTLRHKLMIAFFIPVIMAMGGSTAQQASVIVIRGLATGDLSLRDTGPRLLKELKISFLNSLFFATVLFIIVYLWDSAFFAGILSVSIFVVINNAAIIGALVPLTFKRLNIDPALAAAPFISTTNDILGILIYLTITTVVINFGM; encoded by the coding sequence ATGAAACAAATTGATATCGATGATATTCTAAAAGACATCGAAGTACTAATCGACAAAAGAAATACCGGCGCCTTGCAGAATATTTTAATCGATCTGCATCCGGCAGACATTGCGCAGATCATTTCGCATGTTAAAAAAGACGAGCGGATTTACCTTTTTTCGATCTTGCCGCCTAAAGTGGCCAGCAGCGTTCTGGCCGAACTCGATCCGCCCCTGATGGAAGAACTGACCGAAGAACTGGGCGTGGAAAAAATCTCGGCCATTGTCGATGAGATGGATTCCGACGATGCCGCGGATTTCGTATCCTCTCTGCCCGATGAAATCGTCCCGGAAATCTTAGAACGCATTCCGGAAGAAGATTCGGACGAAATTAAACAGCTGCTGCATTACGATGAGGATACGGCCGGCGGTATTATGGCCCTGGAATATGTGGCCCTGCCCATGGATGCCACCGTAGAGCAGGCCATCCAGGAAATCCGCCGTTTAAAGGCCGAACAGGAAGTCACGGACGTTTACTATATTTATGTGATTGACGATGAAAATCATCTGGTGGGCGTGGTTGCGCTGAGCGATCTTGTTCTGGCCGAAGATTACACGACTTTAAAAGAGATTATGAAAACCGACCTGCCCAAAATTACGCCGGATATGGATCAGGAAGAGGTGGCCAACATCTTTCGTAAATACGATCTGGTCAGCATGCCTGTTGTGGACCAGGAAAACCACCTGATCGGGCGCATTACCATCGACGACATTGTGGATGTTCTGGAGGAAGAAGGCTCTGAAGACATGGCCTTTATTGCCGGCGCGCCGGATGAAGAGATTACAGAAGGATCGATCTCCAAACTGGCGCGGGCTCGCCTGCCCTGGCTTATGGTCGCATTTTTAGGCGAACTGCTGGCTGCCTTTATTTTAAATCAGTTTGATGTTACCTTAAGACACAAATTGATGATCGCCTTCTTTATCCCTGTTATTATGGCCATGGGCGGTTCCACGGCACAACAGGCCAGCGTTATTGTTATTCGCGGTCTGGCAACCGGAGATTTAAGCCTGCGTGATACCGGCCCGCGTTTGCTGAAAGAATTAAAAATTTCTTTTCTAAACAGCTTATTTTTTGCCACGGTGCTGTTCATCATCGTTTACCTGTGGGATTCCGCCTTTTTTGCCGGGATTCTCTCCGTTTCCATTTTTGTGGTCATCAACAACGCAGCTATTATCGGCGCCCTGGTTCCCCTGACCTTCAAGCGCCTGAACATCGATCCTGCGCTGGCAGCCGCGCCTTTTATTTCGACCACCAACGACATTCTGGGCATCTTGATTTACCTGACCATTACGACCGTGGTCATAAATTTCGGCATGTAG
- the rsmA gene encoding 16S rRNA (adenine(1518)-N(6)/adenine(1519)-N(6))-dimethyltransferase RsmA — protein sequence MRPLKRFSQNFLTNPFYQQKIVDALNIEPEDVVVEIGPGQGALTQRLVQIPSQRCIVIEIDRRMVEHLDDRFGQQIKIINQDVLTVDFCALADGKPLKIIGNLPYHITSPILFHLIDHYQCVAQAVLMTQKEVARRISASPGNKDYGILSVITRAYAEIDYLFEIKRGNFFPTPAVDSAVISLKFFKEIKDIQNLDLFRKIVRSAFNFRRKTLKNSLGRIFEEKVLNSLDQSILKKRPEQLTVDAFKHITNVIDKVLKNETN from the coding sequence ATGCGTCCCTTAAAAAGATTCTCTCAAAATTTTTTAACCAATCCATTTTACCAGCAAAAAATAGTGGATGCCCTGAATATTGAACCAGAAGATGTAGTGGTGGAAATTGGCCCGGGACAGGGAGCGCTTACCCAACGGCTGGTGCAGATCCCTTCTCAACGATGCATCGTCATCGAAATTGACCGGCGCATGGTTGAACACCTGGACGACCGATTTGGCCAGCAGATCAAAATAATAAATCAGGATGTGTTAACCGTCGATTTTTGCGCGCTGGCCGACGGTAAACCTCTCAAAATTATCGGAAACCTGCCCTACCACATTACCAGCCCTATTCTCTTTCATTTGATAGATCATTATCAATGTGTGGCGCAGGCCGTTTTAATGACGCAAAAAGAAGTGGCGCGACGCATCAGTGCAAGCCCGGGCAATAAAGATTACGGCATTCTTTCGGTCATAACACGCGCCTATGCCGAGATCGATTATCTTTTCGAAATAAAACGCGGAAACTTTTTCCCCACGCCCGCCGTCGATTCGGCCGTTATTTCGCTGAAGTTTTTTAAAGAAATCAAAGACATCCAGAATCTGGATTTATTCAGAAAAATCGTGCGCTCCGCCTTTAACTTCCGCCGAAAAACTTTAAAAAACAGTTTAGGTAGAATTTTTGAAGAAAAAGTATTAAATTCCTTAGATCAATCGATCTTAAAAAAACGTCCAGAACAATTAACCGTTGATGCGTTCAAACACATCACAAACGTCATAGACAAGGTATTAAAGAATGAAACAAATTGA
- a CDS encoding TatD family hydrolase: protein MELFVDTHAHLDFDLFDEDREIVIQHAIENGVAGIITIGVDLESSKRAVDLAEKYATLFAAVGIHPTECSDVPDRDFDVIEELARHEKVVAIGEIGLDYYHMRAPKEVQKNVFIYQTSIAQQLDLPLIIHNRDAHADLLELIATNSLAKTEGVLHSFSGDEAYLEQILETQFFISFTGNITFKNSKMEHLVKKTPVERLLLETDSPFLTPAPLRGKRNEPAFIVHTAKKIAEIKQISIEELGQITTDNAKHLFKKLNI, encoded by the coding sequence ATGGAACTTTTTGTGGATACTCATGCCCATTTAGATTTTGATCTTTTTGACGAAGACCGGGAAATCGTGATTCAACACGCCATCGAAAACGGAGTGGCCGGCATTATTACCATTGGCGTTGATCTGGAATCGTCAAAACGGGCGGTCGATCTGGCCGAAAAATACGCCACGCTGTTTGCCGCCGTGGGCATTCATCCAACCGAATGCTCCGATGTGCCAGATCGTGATTTTGATGTGATCGAAGAACTCGCCCGACATGAAAAAGTAGTGGCCATCGGCGAAATCGGGCTGGATTATTACCACATGCGCGCGCCGAAAGAAGTGCAAAAAAACGTTTTCATCTACCAGACGAGCATTGCCCAACAATTAGATTTGCCTTTAATTATCCATAATCGTGATGCGCACGCCGATTTACTGGAACTGATCGCTACCAATTCGCTGGCCAAAACCGAAGGCGTGCTCCATTCCTTTTCCGGTGATGAGGCGTATCTGGAACAAATTCTCGAAACCCAGTTTTTCATCTCTTTTACGGGCAACATCACCTTTAAAAACTCGAAGATGGAGCACCTGGTAAAAAAAACACCGGTAGAACGGCTTTTGCTGGAAACAGACAGCCCGTTTTTAACCCCGGCGCCGCTACGCGGCAAACGCAACGAACCGGCTTTTATTGTGCACACGGCAAAAAAAATTGCAGAAATTAAACAGATCAGCATTGAAGAACTGGGGCAAATTACCACCGACAACGCCAAACATCTGTTCAAAAAACTTAATATTTAA